The DNA segment TACTCTAGGGTTGGGATATACTGAGCCATGGCTCCGGTAACGATCACGTCGAGGTACTTCGTGTTGGGCCATATCTTAGTGACGATCCCTTCCCAGTTATCCTGCGAGCAAACCTCTACCAAGAACTCAGCGAGTTCCTGATCCGGTTTGGTCAAAATCTTCGACATGCGGTTTTTAATCGCATGGTCGGAGATTCTTGAACTTAGTGTTCCGGTTGAGATGTCACGAGCCAGCTCCTTCCAGTTGTTCTGGAGGAAGCTTATGGCGCGGAGGAGACCGGAGGCAAAGACTGCTCCGAGACGGAGGACGTCGTGGCGCATGAGCAGGCCGCATAGCATTTGAGCGTACATGCTTTGGGAGGAGTCGGAGCAGAGGATGGCTTCGTTGGGGCTTGTGTAGACGTTGTAGGGATCGTACGGGCGTCTCTTGAAGTGGTCGCTTTTGTAGTAACTGGTGAGAACCGGACGAGCCGGTAACCCACCCGGCGTCTTGGACTCCGACTTCACAAACAGGAAGTATAAGCCTTTGCCTTTGTCTAATCCCGGCACGTAGCTGTAATTAATCAAACATTTTTGgttaatttattataacaaagaataattaaagaaatttttttttttttgctatgaaTAGTTAAAGGAAATGTTTAAGAGTATTTGTACTAACAGATTCATCACGGGCATGAGAAGACTGTACAAAAGCTGACGCCGGTCTAAGTCTTCGTCAATTGTCGGCATTAATTTTCTTTCACCAGCAGATGTCCCAGAGCTGCATATACGTACAAAAATTATGCTATGGTCAactataatgattttataaaagTGCTATGATATTAACTATTGATAAAGTTGTCTTACTTTGTgactataattattttataaaaaatatgttattaactATTGATAAAGTTGTCTTACTTTGTGAGTataatcattttataaaaaaattatgttatgaAATTAACTATTGATAAAGTTGTCTGACCTTGTGAGAAACTCGGTGATGGGGTGAGAAGACAAGATCGGAGAACGGTCACCGTTGGAAATACGTTGAATCTCCGGCTTTAAATCCTCGTAAGTCACCACGGGAACCTTGGTCTTGAATGTTTTTCGATCAGTGGAGCCATTAAGACCGAAACGTTTCAGATATTCGGTACCTGAGTTACGGCTGAGTATTTCTCCAAGAACCTTCTCCTGAACCGAGTCAGGGTTCCGTGTCATCTCCTCAATGAAACTGAGAGCCTTCACGTCTTTCTCAGAGGTCGTCCGAGATTGAAGAGGTGAATCAACAGCCATGATTGATCGAGTGTTTTCTTGTAAGAAAAGGGAACGTGTGTTTAATATTAGCAAATGCTTTACTCGTTTGATTGATGAGGATAACTCGGCGAAGAGTGGGTTGTATTTATAGGAGGGGAAGTGCCACGTAAGTGTTATCCACGTGGAAGTACGTGTGGGCCCGAGAGTACTTTGGTTAGATTATTTGACTTGATCTTTGTTTGTCACAGGGTTGTAGCCGAGACGGGGGACAAAAGGTACAGTAGACAAGTAATCTAATGTCAGTTTATGAAGACATAGAGGACCTACATGTCCCTGCCATGTAAGCGTTTACCGAAGTTTTGAGTTTTGTCTTTAGTGGTTAGGCGTCATTACGGACTTAAGTGGCTCGTTTTTCTTGTGACTCTTTTGTTGGTCGTCGATTAAGATGGTCAAATACTAATACGCTTTGCTTAGAACGCTAATAACGGAGTTACTAAATTAATCGTGATTAAGTAGTAGAATAATATGTAGCTTAGGGGACCACGGTGTTGTTTTGGAGGCAGTTAGTTGATACACTATGACGTAAAGTATTAATCTGTGTATGTTATTTAATTAGTACCAATATCATTGTTCTATAAATTAAGAAGAAACTTATAAAAGATTTCAAAATGTCTAAAACATATATTTCACGCGTGATTATGATCATATATGATTGGTGTCAATGGTGTGGTGTATATAAAACATTGGTTTACTGTTTAGCTAGCGTTTAAGATCGGATTTGGAGTTTGACTGATAGTACAAATATAATGCATAGATTCCTTGAATTCACATTCATCATATCTTTGTTTAGTATATCTTTAATCAATGCATAAGCAAACTCCTAGGACGGATGAGAATCCGGAATTGCAATCCTATGAAAAGATGTATCAAATTCACGTGTATGCATTGAgagaaaaatttaaacaaaagtaTAATGAACTAGGGTTTATAGTCAGTAAAAGagagataaaaatatatttaacagTCACATTAGTCTGCTAGCTAGGTTTCTTCATGAAGCTGGCAACTATGTAATGTTATGATTAAttaactatttgtatatatagtGTGAATGAGCTTttatagaaactataatattttaacaaaGGAGTGTTCATCGCAGttaatagtcaaacatattgtaatatatatacgTAAGTTTAGTTTAAACCAATATATTAGCACCGTAAAAGCAAAGAATGGTCTGTATAGACATTTCGTTTGAGTTCATGATCGTCGCTCGAGCTGTACCCTCCCCAACTGGCTCCATTTAATTCCTAGGGTTTATTTCTTGTCTATtcttattgttattttttagaTAACAACGGTATTAAGTTATAGTACATTTTTTTCGAGACCTTGATCTTCCACTTCCAGCTGCCCAAGTTCTTCTAAACAAGTTGATCATTACTATCTTTTGTACGTTGTTAGCTCTCTTTTGTTTTCGCCATTCATCAACACACTATACTCttctttttgataaagaacTAAAAAGAACATACGAAGGAGCAACGTTTAATTATTCAGGCTTTAAATAGTATGCCACATTACAGATTGACGTAAATAAGTTGTTGATATGATTAATTTAACATGTTTTCTTGGATTATGAGTtgttaaaactaaaatagaCTGATACCGAAATATATAGACATACAAcactattttctttttaat comes from the Brassica rapa cultivar Chiifu-401-42 chromosome A01, CAAS_Brap_v3.01, whole genome shotgun sequence genome and includes:
- the LOC103848751 gene encoding indole-3-acetic acid-amido synthetase GH3.2; translation: MAVDSPLQSRTTSEKDVKALSFIEEMTRNPDSVQEKVLGEILSRNSGTEYLKRFGLNGSTDRKTFKTKVPVVTYEDLKPEIQRISNGDRSPILSSHPITEFLTSSGTSAGERKLMPTIDEDLDRRQLLYSLLMPVMNLYVPGLDKGKGLYFLFVKSESKTPGGLPARPVLTSYYKSDHFKRRPYDPYNVYTSPNEAILCSDSSQSMYAQMLCGLLMRHDVLRLGAVFASGLLRAISFLQNNWKELARDISTGTLSSRISDHAIKNRMSKILTKPDQELAEFLVEVCSQDNWEGIVTKIWPNTKYLDVIVTGAMAQYIPTLEYYSGGLPMACTMYASSESYFGINLKPMCKPSEVSYTIMPNMAYFEFLPHDGAAGDETELVELADVEVGKEYELVITTYAGLCRYKVGDVLRVTGFHNSAPQFKFIRRKNVLLSIESDKTDEAELQKAVENASKLFAAQGTRVIEYTSYADTKTIPGHYVIYWELTNAVPGDDVMAKCCLEMEESLNSVYRQSRVADKSIGPLEIRVVQSGTFEELMDYAISRGASINQYKVPRCVSFTPIMELLDSRVVSAHFSPSLPHWSPERRR